The following coding sequences are from one Humulus lupulus chromosome X, drHumLupu1.1, whole genome shotgun sequence window:
- the LOC133806391 gene encoding putative callose synthase 8: MNMPTAPRVQNMLSFSVLTPHYMEDINFSRKELHSSQREVSIIFYMQEIFPDEWKNFLERMECASLEALKAEDKEEELRSWASFRGQTLSRTGNGIEYET; encoded by the exons ATGAATATGCCCACTGCTCCCAGAGTGCAAAATATGCTGTCGTTCAG TGTTCTTACTCCCCATTACATGGAAGATATAAACTTTTCAAGGAAAGAGCTTCATTCTAGTCAGCGAGAGGTTTCGATTATATTTTACATGCAAGAGATATTTCCAG ATGAATGGAAAAACTTTTTGGAACGGATGGAATGTGCAAGTTTGGAAGCGTTGAAAGCTGAAGACAAGGAAGAAGAACTTAGAAGTTGGGCCTCTTTCCGGGGCCAAACTCTAAGCCGAACAGGTAATGGAATAGAATATGAGACATAA